CCACGCGCTCGCCGTCCCAACGAGGGGTAGACGAACCCGAAAGTTACCCCCGTGGGTCGGTAAGCGGTCCCCCGGCGCGAGGGGGCCCGGCGTCTCGCTGAACGGTGTGAAGCGAGGCTCGGGAGACGCCAGGCGTCTCCCGGCGTGAACGCCGGAGAGGACGTCAGAGGAACCGAGTTCGCACGGCCGTCACGGATCGCGTCCAGTCGTCCTCGAGAAGCGGGAGGGCGGCCGCTATATCGCGCCGATGCTCTCGCATCCAGTCTTCCTCCTCGTCCATCTCGAGTTCCCACTCCTCGAGCGATTCGATGCCGAAGTCCTCCGCCGAGTATCGATCCCCGTCGACGGTCACGGTCCCGTGCAGTTCGTCGCACTCGGCGCACTTCGTCGACGAGACGACGAAGTAGCGCTCGAGACGCTCCACGACCGACTCGTCGACGTCGGCGACCTCCTCCGCGACCACTCCGGCCGACTCACACCCGTAACAGAGCGTCGTCCGCCCTCCGAGCGGCTTTCCACAGTTCAGACACGTTCCACCCATACCCCCGGTGGTGCCCCATCGGTCAAAAACGTTCACGCGGTCGGAGTCGAGGCGTCGAGGCGTCGAGCGGACCCGTCGCCGTCTTCATTTTCGTCCCCGTCTTCGTCTTCGTCTTCGTCTTCGTCGGTGCCCCTGTCCGGTCGACGGCACGGGTGAGCCGTGCGAGGCGAGCGGATCGGAGCGCGATTTCGGTCGGTGCGCGTGCCAAAACTGACTTGCCTCCGTCGCCCCGTGGTTTCGAACGAGCACTGCATGTATGTCGGTTGTCTTCGTCGGGGCGAATCCACCGGAGAACAGCGCGTCGCGTACGACTGGTGTCGAGGGACGTTCCCCGACGCGGCGACGGTGTCCTTCGACGCCGTCGCGTCGGGCGACGTCGACCTCGGCGCGTTCGACGCGCTCTGGTGGCACCGGGACGCCCCGCTCGACGACGCCGACTGGCTCGCCGACTGCGCGGAGGCGTTCCGGACCGCCGCCGACGAGGGGACCGGACTCCTCCTCTCGCTGCACGCCCTCTCCGCCGTCGAGGCGCTCGGTATCGACGCCGTCGCGCCCGACGCGACCGGGACCGACGACGTCGCGGAGCCGGCGGGACTGCTCTGCAAGACCGTCCACGCCGACCACCCGCTGTTCGCGGGCTTCGAGACCCTCCGCGTCCACACGCGAGGGGCCGGCGTCGCCCAGCCGTTCGCCCGCTACGAGGTCGTGCTCCCCGAGCGGGGCGAGACGCTCGCCTGCGGCCTCCGCGGCGACGAGGAGTGCTACCCGCACAAGACCGTCGTCGGGTGGGACTGGGGGGCGGGCGCGGTCGTGGGCGCGGGCGACGCCCTCGCCTTCGCCGAGCCGACCGACGAGGCGTGCGACCGCGCCCGCCGCCGGTTCGTCGAGGACGCCCTCCGGACGCTCGCCGACCGCCCCGAGACCGTCACCGACCGTCCCGCGACCGGCGAGGAGCTGCGCGCCCTCCGCGCGGCCGTCGAGGACCACAACCGACCGCGGTATCACGTCACGTCCCCCGCGAACTGGCTGAACGACCCGAACGGGCTCGTCCACTGGAACGGCCGCTACCACGTCTTCTACCAGTACAACCCCGCCGGACCGTTCCACGGGACGATCCACTGGGGGCACGCGGTGAGCGACGACCTCGTCCGCTGGGAGGACGAACCGGTCGCGCTCTCGCCGGATCCGGACGGACCGGACCGCGACGGCTGCTGGTCGGGGTGTACGGTCGTCCACGACGGGACCCCCACGTTCGTCTACACCGGCGGCCGCGGGGGGATTCAGCTCCCCTGTCTGGCGACGGCCGAGGACCCCGACCTCCGCCGGTGGCGGAAGGACCCGGACAACCCGGTCATCGAGGAGGCACCGGTCGAACTCGACGTGCTGAACTCCGACCACTGGCACGCGGAGTTCCGCGATCACTGCGTCTGGAGGGACGGGGAGTTCTGGTACCAGCTCATCGGCTCCGGCATCACAGACGTGGGCGGGACCGTCCTCCGCTACCGCTCGGCCGACCTCCGCGAGTGGACGTACCTCGGTCCCGTCCTGACCGGTACGTGGGAGGGTGCCGGCGCGATGTGGGAGTGCCCGGAACTGCTCGACCTGGGCGAGCGGGAACTGCTCCACGTCTCCAACTACGCTGACGTCTGGTACTTCCTCGGCGAACTCGACGACGGCCGCTTCCACGTCGACTCGCGGGGGAAGCTCGACTACGGCGACTTCTACGCGCCGCAGTCGCTGACCGACGAAACCGGTCGCGAACTCACCTTCGGGTGGCTCCCCGAGGCCCGCTCGGAGCGGGCGCAGTGGGACGCCGGCTGGTCGGGGGCCCTCTCGCTCCCCCGCGAACTGTCGCTCGCCGAGGACGGGGGGCTCCGCCAGCGTCCCGCGCCCGAGGTGACCGACCTGCGCCGCTCTCACGCCGCACTGACGGACCTCGTCGTCGACGGCGAGACGCCGCTCGACGCCTCCGGGACGGCGCTCGAACTCGCGCTGACGGTGCGCGTCGAGGACGCCGAGGCGTTCTCCCTCGTCGTCCGCGAGTCCGACGACGGGACGGAACGGACGCCCCTCCGCTACGCCGACGGCGAACTCGTGATCGATCGCTCGTCCGCGAGTCTCGACCCCGAGACGGCGAGCGACGACCAGCGGATGCCGGTCGGGACGCCCGACGGGACGCTCTCGCTGCGGGTGTTCGTCGACGGCTCCGTGATCGAGGCGTTCGCCAACGACCGGCGGTGTCTCACGAGTCGAGTCTACCCGACGCGAGCCGACAGCGACGGCGTCTCGCTCCGCGCCGAGGGCGGCGAGGCGGTCGTCGAGCGACTCGACGTCTGGGAGCTGGGCGACGCGTGGCCGGCGGCACCGAGCGCCGGGATGAGCGCGTCCTCGCCGACGCCGGAGTAGTCGAGCGGCGATCAGTCGACCCGTCGACCGATCTCTCGGTCGAGCCGTCGGGCCGTCGACCCGTCGGACGGTACGTCGCCCCGTCGGCGTCCCCGGCGGTCAGTACTCGCCCTCGCCGCCGAGCGGTCGTCGCCCCGCCAGCGGGTCGGCCGGCGGTAGCTCCTCGTCCTCCAGCGGCAGGTGACCGTGGTCGAGTTCGCCCCGGATGCGCGTCCGATCGCCCGCGAGTTCGAGCCGGAGCGTGGGGGCGAGCGTCCCGCCGAACTTCTCGCGCTGCTCGTCGGGGAGGAGGTGTCCCACCTCGTCGAGGTGGAGGCCGCCGAGGTCGTAGTAGTTGAAGAAGCTCGTCACCAGCAGTTCGTCGCGGTGGCCGTAGGCCAGCCAGGAGTACGCCTGGAACGGCGCGTTGTGCGGGTTCGCCACGACGAGCCCGGAGCCGTTGAGGGGGTCGTACTCGCCGCGGAGGGCGTCCGCGACGAACCCGTAGAGCCCGTCGAACCGCTCGAGCCCCGGCGCGAACGTGTGCTCGTGGCTCGACGTGAACAGGTAGTAGCGTCCGTCGCGGACGACGACGTGCGGGCGCTCGAGTTCCTGGTTGACGCAGGCCCCGTCGAGGATGGGCCGCCGCATCTCCCACTCCGTCGGGTCGCCGGCGTCGGAGACGGCGACGCCGACGCACCCGTTGAAGGCCCGCCGCCCGTCGTCGCCACCGCACCCGCACTCGGGGACGGGCGTGTTCGCCTCGAACAGCAGGCACGTCTCGCCCGTCCCCGGGTCCTCGAAGAACCACGGGTCGCGGAAGGTGTAGATGAGATCGCTCTCCCGGGCGGCCTGCTCCCGCGTCTCGTACCACTCGCCGTCGGCCGTCAGGAGCACCTCGTGGTCCCACGGGCCGGAGAGGCGCACGCCGTCGTCGTCGGTCGCGAGGTCGCCGCCGGTCGCGACGGCGATGCGCTGCTCGTAGGAGAGTTCGACCGCGTCGGCGCGACCGGCCGCGGTGTAGTAGAGGTAGAGTTCGTCGTCGGCCCGGTCGTACATCGCGGACCCGGCCCACTGCCGCGACCCGAGACTGCGCTCGGGGTCGAAGACCGGACCGCCGGTCGTCCACTCCCGCCCGTCCCGCGAGTAGAAGTAGCGGACGGTCGCCACGTCGTGGCGCTTGCCGGGGAGCATCTCGGCGGGCGCGGTCAGCGCGAAGACGACCCGCCAGCCGTCGACCTCGGCGAACGAGCCGTCGCGCTCCAGGAGCGGCCACGTGTCCCAGAGGTAGAGGTCGGAGTCGGTCGGTTCGTCCGGCGGGTAGACGATCGGAGCGGTCGTCTCCGCCGTCCGCCTGATGCGGGCGGCCTGCTCTCGCGTCCAGGTGGACGTCGCCCCCCACCGTCGATCCAGTTCGTACGTGCCGCTGGCCATACCGGGTAGAGACCCCTCCCCGGAATAATCTCTCCCTTCTCGACCACATCTGCGAGTCCCCGTCGGCGTCGAACGCGCCCGAACCCACGGACCGCGTACCGGGTCCACGAATCGGGCACGTCGCGCGATCCGAGAACCGCGAAGTCGAGCGATCGCCCGACGGTCGTCCCGCGGCCGTCCCGCGGCCATTCGGCGGCCGTCCGACCGGGCTATCGGCGTGCCAGGCGACGCGGCCGTATCCGTGAGTCGCCGTCCAGACTGCGGATCCAGCGGGGCACGGACCCGGTGATCGCGAGCCGGTCGCTGTAGCGGACCCGGGGGTCTCCCTCCGGCGTCGGGAGGCCCCCCGCCTCGAACATCGTATCCTCGCGGACGGTCACGTCTGCGGGCTGGAGCGGCCACGGATCGTGGGCGATCTCGGCGTACAGGACCTTCTCCCCCGCCGGGTCGTACATCCGCCGACGCTCTGCCAACCAGTAGTCGAGCGTCCCCGGTTCGGCGCGGAAGACATCGCCGTCGGGTCGGTACGACGCGTCGAGTCGTGCGCGGACGCCCCGTCCGCCGTCGGACGGCGTACTCGCGCGCCTGCGGACGCTCCGAAAGTCCACGCGGTCGCCCCGCGTGCGAACGTCCACGTCGGCGCGGTAACACGGCAAGCGGGTCCCGCGCCCCACGACCGCCGGGACGATCGGGTTCGCGACGTCGACGCTGAAGAAGTACAACCCCGGGACGCCGTCGAAGCGGACGTACGTGCGGACGTTGAGTTCGGGGAAGCTAAACCGGGTGAACGAGGGGGAGAAGCGGAGACCGGCCCGGGACAGGACGAACGGGAGGAGGCTGACCCACGCGCGGCCGTCGTAGGTGTCGAGTTCGAGGGGGGCGGGGACGTGCGGGCGGAGCCGCTCCGGGTCGAACGGCCAGTGGACGAACAGGCCGTCCGTCCACGTCATCGAGAACGCGTGGGGCGCGACGGGCCGGTTCACGCGCCCCGCTACGACGCCGGCCGGTTTGTAGCTGGTGCCGGCGAGTTCCGCGCCGACGCGGACGTCCCGCCACCTTTTGCGGACCGGGCGCGTACCGGGCGCATGGTCCGCTCTCGGACGGCCACCGCCGCGGTCGGCCTCGTCGCGAGCCTGCTCGTCAGCGCGCTCGTCTGGTGGTACTTCGACAGCTTCGTCTTCTTCCTGTTCGTCCCGTTCGTCCCCTTCCTGTTCCGACGGTCCGGACGGAAAGGGGAGGCGTCGCTCCGGCGGTGCCCGACCTGCGGGTTTCAGACGAGAGACGACGCCTACGAGTATTGTCCCCGGGACGGAACCCGGCTGGAGTAGACGACCCCTCGCGGATCACGGGAACGCCCACCTTCCGCCGCCCGCGCTCCGACACCGCGACCGCCGTAACCACCGCAACCCCACGATCGCCGCGACTGCCGCAACCGCCGCAACCGCTACAACTACCGCGATCGCCACGACCGTCACAGCTACCGCGACCGCCACCGTTCGGACACCGTCCCGATGGTGTCAATAAACGCTAACTTTTTCGGCGTCGTATCCGCGGGGGTGAACGGAACCGGTCGTCGGAACGAGGGGCGTCGAGGCCGAGCGGTCGTGGAGCGTCGGCGAGCGAGCGTCGGGTCGGCATCGGGCGTGATCGATCCGTGAGCCTGCTGGCGGTCGTCCCGATGGCGGTCGTGATGATCGCGGGGCCGCAGATCCTCAGCGCCATCTTCCTGGCCATGAGCGAGCCCTGGCGGCGTAACTCCGCCGCGTTCGTCGCCGGCGCGGCCCTCTCGATCACGCTCGTCGTCACGATCGCGTACCTCTCCGGCAACGGCGCGACCGACCAGGGCGCGTCGAACGACACCCTCCACCTCGTCGTCCTCGCGCTCCTCCTCGTCGCCATGGTGTACGTCTACGCGAGACGGAAGCAGTCGAAGCCGCCGAAGTGGATGGGCAGGCTACAGCGGGCGACCCCGAAGTTCTCGTTCGTCCTCGGCTTCCTCCTCCTTGGACTGTTCCCCAGCGACCTCCTCACCTCGATCGCCGTCGGTACCTACCTCGCGGCGCACGGCGAACCGTGGACGCACAGCCTCGGGTTCATCGCGCTCACGCTGCTGTTCCTGTCGCTCCCGGCGCTCGCGCTGCTCGCGTTCGGCCAGCGAGCCGAAGACCTCCTCCCGAAGGGACGCGACTGGATAAACACCCACTCGTGGGTCGTCAGCGAGGTCGTGATCCTCTTTTTCATCGGTATGAACGTCAACAGTCTGCTGGGGTAGGTCGGAGAGTGGTACTAATGGGCTTAGAAGTTTCGAGGTAGGAAGTCGGCCTCGACACTCACGGCCTGGGATCCATCCGCGTCTCCGTAGGCGAGTTCCATGACGACCGGTGGGGGAACGCGCTGCACGGTCTGCGCCTCAGAAAGCTCGATTCCTTTTCGAACGCACCGCGTCGGCCGTCGAAGAGGTCGATCAGGAACGAGGTGTCGAGGATCACTCGAATCGTCTCTGGAGTTCGCGCTTACCTTCGACGTCCGATTCCCGCTTCTCCTCCAGACGGTCCCGCATAAGCGCCGCCGTCTCGGACGATAGTATACCGGCGACGCCCTTCGGGTGCGGCCCTCCGATGAGGCGACGGAGCGTCTCCTCCATCGTCTCGTCCTCCCGTTTGTGTGCTTTCACGAACTCGTGGAACTCTTCGGAGACGCGAACCGATTTACCATATTACCGTATACTCGTGTATACGAGTTCAATCAACCTTCGGTCGCGGTTCGGATCGCTCGTTCCGTCGGCCGCCCGCGTCCGATTCGGCGTGACGATTGCGTGCGACGCGACCGGGGCCTATGGATACCGTGGCCATCGACAGATGCTCCGATTCTATTTTTACACTGGTTTTGCAGTTTGGGCAGGTGGCGTAGTACGTGGATTCTCTTTTGTACATCCATCCGCTGCCGCATTTTTAACATTCAAGTTGTTCTACTCATAACGTACTACAATTTACTACTATTTTTAAAGGTAATCCAAGATACATTCAGTACGAAGTTGGTAAGACACCCCTCAGACCAGTCATTCTACACTAATCTATTCTCGTAATGCTTATCTGCAAATCCTTTGATGGGTAGGTATGCCTGACACGGATGGAGACAATGATGACGAAGGATCCAGTTATGGCCCAATACGAACAGGAACTCTGAAAACCGAACTTAAGGCAGAGACCGCAGAGATGCATGACGGCGAAGAAATGTGGGTTGGCGACCCAGCAATGCAGTTCATGGAGAAACGGCTCATAGAAATCGCCCGATATGTGTGGATGGAAGCAGCGGTTCAAACACACAGGGATGATAGACGCATTGTCCAGCCAAGCGAAATTGACGATGCATTCTCGAATCTTCTGGAGCCCCATAATCTCTTAATGGAGGCAGCGAACGAAATGGAGCGATTGCGTTACGATTTCATAGATCTCGCGGAAGGATCACCGGCCATAGAGTTCAACGAGGAACGAGAGGAGCTAGAAGAACGGGAAGATGAGTAACCTGTTCTTCTTTCGGGATAGAGAAGGATATGATCCGGAGGACAAGTTTGACCGAATTAAAAGGCAATATTTCCAGATAGACAATGAAGTAATCTCGGACTACATCAAGGAGTACGAATTAGATACAGAGGACTTGGACGAACCTGGCAAGAACAAGCTGAGGCACTTCTTAGAAAGGAATCTGGATGACGACGTATTCGAGCAACTCCTTGACGAACTTTTTGAAAGCCAAGGTGAGGAAGGTGATTCATTCAATATCAAAGTATATGAGCTTGGAAATGGCGTCCACCAAACCAGCTTGCTTGATAAACTTGACTCGTTCAGCCAGCAAGATCTAATGAGCTCGGACGAAGGTGATGATTTCAGCTATGTTCTGGAGATTGCAGACTATGTCAACCGTGAAGAAGAAGGTGTGGTTGACATCTCCTTTCATGTTTCAGGGAAACGAGAACGTATGGATCCCTCTGATATCTGGTGGACCGAGGATGGGGAAAGAGTGTCAATCAGCGATGTGACTCAAGAACCGCCAGAGGAACTAAACAGAGATACGGACTACATTGTCGAAGCCCGAGTATACACCGATGCATGCCTGATAGCAATTTCTAATTCCGGAATAGACAAAACACTACAAGGAGAAATCCGAAGCGGAATACAGCGCTGGGGGTCCGAAGATGGTAGCAGGTGAAATCGAACTAAAAGAGACAGAGCTTCTGTTTCTACAGCATCTGCTCGGTGGGGATAACTTTGGAGCAGGATATGATGATTTCCGAAATAAGAACCTGAGTGCAGCTCAGTTTAAGGCCGAGCAACGGGGCAATATGTATCTAACAGATGTTGTTGGTCGAGCTCAAGAGGGGAGTCGGCTCGCTGAACTCCACTTCAGCATTACGCTCTTGCGTAGGAGATTGTTGATACTGCAGAGCGGTCGCTGCGGAGTCGAAGAGGACAAGGGCACCGCGTCAGCGGTGCCCGACACGAATGATTCCGCTAGATGTGTTTGGGTCGGAATCGGTCGCAGCGGACCTGTTGGCGCAGGTTCGCTGGCGTGACGGTGTTACCTGTCCTCGCTGCCGTTCTGACCGAACGGTCAGAAACGGCAGCTACAGAGAGTTTCAGCGGTATCTCTGTAAGAATTGTGACCGCACGTTCAACGACAAGACGGGCACAATCTTTGCTCACTCGAAGATCGCGCTCCGCCGGTGGTTGTTCTCGATCTACGCGTTTCTCCGGTTTAACACCAGTCTCCGCCAACTACAGTGCGAAATCGAGGTAACACACAAGACGATGCACCGGCGCATCGAGCGCTTCGCCAGAGCGCTCGATGCGCCTTCCCTCGATCTCGTTGGTCCGGTTGAAATCGACGAAGTGTACGTCAACGCGGGGAAGAAAGGCCGCGAGCGCGACCAGGAGTCGCGCTCGCGTGGCCTGTCCACGCGCGGGCGAGGTTCGTACGATGGCGACAAGCCACCCGTGTTCATAATCGCTGATCGCGGGACCGGACAGCGGTACGTGATTCCAGCGAAAGCCGCCGACGAATCGACGATTCGACTCCTCCTTGCTGACCGCAAAGAGGAGTCGCTCACGGTCTATACCGACGGCTTTCGAGCGTACGAACCGCTCGAAGACGACGACGCATTCGACCGCGAATACGTCGTCCACGGCGACGGCGAATACGCCGATGAGGAAGTTCACGTCAACACCTGCGAGAGCCACGCGTCGCTGACGCGACGGTGGCTCTCGCCCCATCGAGGCGTCTCGAAAGACAAGTTGACGCAGTATCTCAGAGCGTTCCAACTACGTCGGGAACTGTTTCGGAAACCCGGTCGAGACGCTCTCAAACACGCTGTTCGAGCGACGCTGTGAAATCAACAATGTGCTACGGATGAGCGATTTAGTATATTTAGTATGTATTAATATCGGGGAGACGGTTGACGACCGTTGTCACTGGGGTCGATTCTCCGGCGTCCGGTTCGGGGGCGAACGTCCGCTGCGCGGACCGCACGGCCCTCGCGCTGGCCCGTCGCTACCCCTCGAAGCCGTCCTCGAAGGCGAAGGTGCCGTCGCGCTGGACCACCTCACCGTCGAGTTCGATACGCGAGTCCTCGCTCATGTCGACGATCATGTCGACGTGGATCGCGGACGCGTTCGGCTCCCGTCCCTCGCCGACGGTGTCGTCGTAGGCGCGGCCGACCGCCATGTGTACGGTGTCGCCCATCTTCTCGTCGAAGAGCATGTTGTAGGTGAAGCGGTCGATCGCGCGGTTCATGCCGATGCCGAGTTCGCCGAGCCGCCGCGCCCCCTCGTCGGTGTTCAGGATCTCCTTCAGGACCTCCTCGTTCTTGTCGGCCCCGTGCTCGACCACCTCGCCGCCCTCGAAGACGAGGCGCGCGCCGGTCACCTCACGGCCCTGCTGGTAGACCGGCTTGTCGAACAGGACCTCGCCCTCGACGCTGTCGGGGACGGGCGCGGTGAACACCTCCCCGCCGGGGAGGTTGTACTCGCCGTAGTCGTTCTGCGTGCGCATCCCGTCCACGCTCATGGAGAGGTCGGTCGTCTCGCCCGAGACGATCCGCACCTCGCTCGCGGCGTCGAGGCGCTCGACCATGTTCGCCTGGAACTCCCGCTGGGCGTCCCAGTCCCGGTTGATGGCGTCCCAGACGAAGTTCTCGTACGCCGCCGTGCTCGTCTCGGCCAGTTGCGCCCCCGCGGGGGTGGGAAACTGCGTGAGACACCAGCGCTTGCCGAGGACGGTCTCCTGGACGGGCTGGTAGGCGCGCGAGTGGGCGGCGTTCGTCTCGGTGGGCACGTCGCTCGTCTCGGTGGCGTTCTCCTTCGCCCGGACGCGAATCACGCGGTCCGCGCGCTCGTAGAGCGCCTGCAGGTGCTCCGGCGTCCGCAGGTCGTCCTCGTCGACGGCGCGGAGGTACGCGCGCTCTGCCCGGTCGCTCTTCCCGAGGAAGACGGGCGTCGCGCCGACGTCGCCGATGGCCTCGTGGAGCGCGACGACGAGGTCCTCCGCGACGGCGGGGGCGGCGACGACCACGAGGTCGCCCGGCTGTACGTCCGTCGAGTGCGAAACGACGATCTCCGCGTGCTCCCTGATCCGTGGGTCCATGCGTCGACCTCCCGCCGCGTCGCCGATACCCCTTTCGGAGTCGCGGACGGACCACGGCGTATTTGACGCCGGGCGGGCTACGAGCGGCCATGATCGACCTCCGAAGCGACACCGTCACCCGGCCGAGCGACGCGATGCGCGAGGCCGCCCGCGACGCCGAGGTGGGCGACGACGTCCACCGCGACGACCCCACGGTGGCCGAACTCGAGGCGCGCGCGGCCGACCTGCTGGGCAAGGAGGCGGCGCTCTACGTCCCCAGCGGCACCATGGGCAACCAGATCGCCGTCCGCGTCCACGCCGACCGCGGCGAGGAGCTGATCTGCGAGCGCGAGTGCCACGTCTACAAGTGGGAACTCGGGGGCGTCGCCCAGCTCTCGGGCGTCCAGCCCCGCCCGGTCGACGGCGGCGAGCGCGGCGCGCTCACCCCCGGGCAGATCGAGGAGGCGTACGTCGAGGCGAGCAGCCACCGGCCGGGGACGGGCCTCGTCGCGCTCGAGAACACCCACAACAGCAAGGGCGGCGTCGCGCTCGCGCCGGAGGTGCTCGACGCGGCGGCCGAGACCGCCCACGACCTCGGCGTCCCCCTCCACCTCGACGGCGCGCGCGTCGCCAACGCCGCCGTCGCACGCGGCGTCCCCCTCGATCGCGTGGTCCGCGAGGTGGACTCCGTGATGACCTGCCTCTCGAAGGGCCTCGGCGCGCCCGTCGGGTCGATGCTCGCGGGCGACGCCGAGTTCGTCGAGCACGCCCGCCGCGTGCGGAAGCTCTTCGGCGGCGGGATGCGCCAGGCGGGGATGATCGCCGCACCCGGCCTGCTCGCGCTCGAGAACGTCGACCGACTCGCCGAGGACCACGAGAACGCCCGGGCGCTCGCGGAAGGGCTCTCCGACCTCCCCGGCCTCGTCGTTCAGGACCCCGAGACGAACATCGTCCTCGTCGAGACCGAGGAGCCCGCGAGCGCGTTCCTCGACCGGATCGGCGAGGTCGGCGTCGCCGGCTCCGAGTTCGGCGAGCACACCGTCCGGTTCGTCACCCACTGGGACGTCTCGCGCGACGACGTGGAGACCGCCGTCGAGCGCATCGCCGAGATCCGCTGATCGGCGCACGCAGTGCGCCCGCTCGCGGCCCACACTCCCGTGCTCGCCGACTCCTCACGCCCGTCGACGTTCCGCGTTCCGCCACCGGCGCTCACCGCCGTCCGTCGTACCCCTCCCGGAACGCGAGCATCGTCCGGCGGAACATGAGGTAGAGCGCGACGAGTATCGCGACGACGGTGCCGATGATGACGACGAGAACGGGGTCGAGACCGAAGACCATGCCTGACGTGACGGCTCGCCGAGCAAAGCCGTTTCGGGCCGGATCGCTCAAACGGTCGTTTGAGCCATCCGCGGGTATATGCTACGTGCTCACGTAGTTGCTCCCGTCGCTTCGGCCCTCCCCGTCTCGACCGCCCTCCTTCTCGTTTCGACTCGGCAAGAGAGCTACCCGAACTCGGTGAGACCACACAACCACACATGTGCCATGCCAGGTGCGGCTTCAACCCCACAGGGGTTCGTCTGAACCGTTCTCCCGCACGCGGGACGGCGAGTCGAGCGCCGTCCGCCGTCGCTCACACCTCGAACTCGTCGATGGTGCTCCCGTCCGGTCTGACGAGTCGCCCCCGGAGGGGGTCGAGTTGGAGTTCCGCGTGCGCGGGTTCGTACCACCGCGGGTCCGCGTGGCTGCCGGGGTTCAGGACGGGGACGGACCCGAGGGAGTCGAACTCGGGTCGGTGGGAGTGGCCGACCACGACGAGGTCGGCGTTCTCCTGGCGACCGAGCATGGCGAGCGCCGTCTCCGTGTGCTCGTGCCCGTGGGCCATCGCGATGCGGACGCCGCCGAACTCGACCGTGCGGGTCCTCGGGAGGCGCTCGCGAACGGCGGGGGTGTCGTTGTTCCCGACGACGCCGACGAACGCGGCGCTCTCGGACTCGAAGGCGTCGAGCACGGATTCGGTGAGGAAGTCGCCGGCGTGACAGACGAGGTCGGCCTCCCGAACCGCCTCCAGGGCGCGCCCGTCGAGGCGGTGGCCCTCGCGACCGTGCGTATCGGAGATCACCGTGATCATGGATCCGATCACGACGCCGAGCCTCGAATCGCTGGCGGTCTCCCCGGCGGTAGCTCTTTGGCGGATGCTCGTCTGTCGGTAGGTAATGGCCAGCAGTAAGTCCGTCGTCCTCGCCGCTCTCTTCGCGAACGCGGCGATCGCGGTCCTGAAGTTCGTCGGCTATCTCCTCACGCGCAGTCCCTCGATGCTCGCAGAGACCTATCACTCCATCTCCGACACCGGCAACCAGATCTTCCTCCTGTTCGGCATCCGCTACAGCGGCAAGGAGGCCAGCCGCGAACACCCGTTCGGGTACGGGAAGGCGCAGTTCTTCTACTCCTTTCTGGTCGCAGTCCTCCTCTTCGGCA
The Halomarina pelagica DNA segment above includes these coding regions:
- a CDS encoding DUF7859 family protein, which gives rise to MVFGLDPVLVVIIGTVVAILVALYLMFRRTMLAFREGYDGRR
- a CDS encoding metallophosphoesterase; its protein translation is MITVISDTHGREGHRLDGRALEAVREADLVCHAGDFLTESVLDAFESESAAFVGVVGNNDTPAVRERLPRTRTVEFGGVRIAMAHGHEHTETALAMLGRQENADLVVVGHSHRPEFDSLGSVPVLNPGSHADPRWYEPAHAELQLDPLRGRLVRPDGSTIDEFEV
- the ltaE gene encoding low-specificity L-threonine aldolase, which produces MIDLRSDTVTRPSDAMREAARDAEVGDDVHRDDPTVAELEARAADLLGKEAALYVPSGTMGNQIAVRVHADRGEELICERECHVYKWELGGVAQLSGVQPRPVDGGERGALTPGQIEEAYVEASSHRPGTGLVALENTHNSKGGVALAPEVLDAAAETAHDLGVPLHLDGARVANAAVARGVPLDRVVREVDSVMTCLSKGLGAPVGSMLAGDAEFVEHARRVRKLFGGGMRQAGMIAAPGLLALENVDRLAEDHENARALAEGLSDLPGLVVQDPETNIVLVETEEPASAFLDRIGEVGVAGSEFGEHTVRFVTHWDVSRDDVETAVERIAEIR